A stretch of DNA from Candidatus Binatia bacterium:
GCAACTTCCGCGGCAGTCAGGTCGGGCGAAACCTTTACGAATAGCGGGCACGGCGCCGAACGCTGGCCCGTCGCAACCAAGCGGCGGTTCTCGGTTTCCAGACGGTCCAAGAGCTCGGACAATCGCTCCGGACCTTGCAAGTCCCGAAGGCCGGGCGTGTTCGGTGAACTCACGTTGACGCAAACGTAGTCGGCAATCGGGGCGAGCAGCGCAAAGCTCTTTGCGTAGTCCTCGGCAGCGTCCTCGACCCCCGCCACTCGCGATTTTCCTATATTGATTCCCAGCGGAACGGAGCGCCGTGCGCCCGCTAACTTACTGCGCAAGTCTTTTGCCACCGCTTCGGCACCGCGGTTGTTGAAACCCATCCGGTTTACCAAGGCGCGCCGGTCCGGAAAGCGCCAGAGCCGCGGCTTGGGATTGCCCGCTTGGGGAAGGGCCGTCACTGTACCGAGTTCCGCGAAGCCAAAACCCAAGAGCGGCCAAACGTGGGGCGCCTCGGCATTTTTATCCAAACCCGCGGCTAGGCCAATCGGATTCGAGAACACAAGACCAGCCAATTGTTGTTCCAGAGCTTCGTGCCGGAAGGGATCGGGCCACAGATCGAGCTGAGCCAGGGCTCGCTCTACGAGTCGCAGGAACGTGAAAGTCAGTTCATGCGCCCGTTCCGGATCGAGAGCAAACAGAGCCGGCCGGAAAGCCTTGTAGGCAAGGCTCAAAAAGTGTTGGGACGTGGCGGTCATCCTTTGCCTGCACTCGCGCACCCGCCCGGTTTTCCGGCGGGCAGTCCGGGCGGGCGGTGCGCGAGCCGCGGCATTACGGATTCCCGCACCGCCAAACCCTCGCCGCGGCTCGGGCGTTGCCGCTTACAAGTCGATGTCCTTCAACCCCGGGCGCGGTGCACCCACCAAGCACACCATTTTCCCTTCGGGGGCGCGGTTTTCGTGCAATAGTTGGTGTGTGTACGGGATTTGCTCGAACGAGTACGTTTCGGCCAAGCACGGATCGATTTTGCCGTCGATGACGAGCTGATTGAAGGCGTACGACTGTTCGTCGTTGGCGAAGTGCGAGCCCTGAAAGCGTTTCTGCCGCATCCACAGGTATCGCAGATCCACCACGGCATTGTAACCGGTGGTACCGGCGCAAATGACCACCATACCTCCGGTATCGCACACGAAGATCGAAGTGGGCACCGTGTCTTCTCCGGGATGTTCGAAAACGATCCGCGGGTTCCGGCGCTCGCCTAGGATATCCCAAATGGCCTTTCCAAACGCACGGCAACCGGCAGCCCACTTATTGTACGCCTCGGTGTCGGTCCAATGCGGCATCTGCCCCCAATGTTGGAAGTTCTTCCGGTTGATCACCCCCTTGGCCCCGAGTTTCATGCAGAAGTCCCTCTTGCGGTCATCCCCCACCACCCCGATGGGAATTCCGCCTTGGGCCTTTACGATTTGGATGGCCATACAGCCTAAACCGCCCGAAGCTCCCCAGATCAGCACCACATCGTTGGGCCGCACGGTGTGCGGCGGCCACCCCATGAGCATGCGATACGCGGTGGCTCCGACCAATGTGGGCGCCGCCGCTTCTTCCCATGTCAAGTGCTTGGCCTTGGGCATGCACTGATGGTCTTGAACCTTGGCAAACTGCGCGAAGCTTCCCCAGTTCGTTTCGTAACCCCAGATCCGAAACGACGGGTCGAACATCGGATCCTCGCCGCGTTGGACGGCAGGGCAGTCCGGATCCCACTGCCCGCAGTGGATGACTACGCGGTCGCCGACTTTCACGTTCTTCACGTTGCTGCCCACAGCCCACACAATGCCGCTGGCATCGCTTCCGCCAATATGAAAGTCGCTCGGATCGGTTCCAGCCTTCTGGCGGGCCGCAATCACGTTCACGGGTATCCCTAACGCCGCCCAAACGTTGTTGAAGTTAATTCCGGCCGCCATGACGAATACGAGGACTTCGTTGGGCTTGAGTTCGGGCACAGGGATTTTTTCGATCTGAAACGCCTTCATCGGCTCGCCAAAGCGTTCGGCGCGGATTACCTGCGCGTACATATATTTCGGCACCACCCCCAGCGGGGGGATCTCGCCGATCTCGTAAATTTCCTTTGCACCCATACGGCCTCCTTCGGTGGTGTTTCTCTCCAAAGTACAGTGCGCCGCGTTATGGCGAATGCTCGCGGGCAACGCAACTCGACAACTCCGCGGCTGCTTTGCCCGGCCACCCCTGGCAAAATCGTCGTTCCTCTGGCAAGCATGTCGGGATGTATGCTTTGCGTCGGGAAGGAGGACCGTCACCATGGAGCAAATCCGGTTTGACGACATCGAGCGACTCAAGACCAAGATCAGCGACGAATTCGGACCGTGGGGACCGGAAGTCGAAGTCACCCAGGAGATGATCCATCGCTTTGCGGATTTGACCGGCGACCATCAGTGGATCCACGTGGACGTAGAACGCTGCAAACGGGAAAGCCCTTTCGGTCAGCCGATCGCTCACGGATTTCTCACGCTGAGTCTCATTCCCCGACTGCGTGCGCAAAGTAACTTCCAGATCGTCGGTTACGGTAATGCGACCAACTACGGGGCCGACAAGCTGCGTTTCACGGCTCCAGTTCCCGCAGGGTCCAAAATCCACGCGCGCAGCCGCATTGTCGGAGTGGAAGCGAAATCTGCAGGTACCCAAGTAACCACGGAAATCCACGTCCACGTAGTCGGGCAGGAACGTCCCGCCCTGATCTACGTGATGCACGTGCTCTACCACCCCCCGGTGAAGAAGTAGAGCCCGGTTTCGTGCCCTTGCCGAGGACCCATCGCTCGGCCAGCCAGCGGCCCGCGTGGCGCCGCTGGCTGGGAGCGGCGTTGACTTTAGCCATAGCTTGGGGGTGCGAGCGACCTTCCGGCGAGCCGCCCACAGCCCCGAGCGCGAGTGCCACCACGGCTCGAAACGAACATGCCGTGTTCGAGTCGTGGCTCGAGTACGAGCCTTCGCAACGACAACATGACCCCGAATGGCGCGACGGGTATCTCGACGCCTTGCTTGGGCACCAGGTATTTCAGGTACCTCCCAGTGGCGTGCCCCGATCGGTCGCCCAAGGGCTGATGCTCGACGACGATAAGGTCCTACTGGCCAGCGGGCCCAAGCTCTGGGCGCAGGACCTGGAGTTCGTTCCAGGTTTTGCCGGCAAGGTTTGCTTTCTCCATTCGTTCTTCTGTTTCAAAGAGTTGTTTCGGGTCAGCTTTGCGGTGGACGATGTTCCCGTTCCGCTTTTCGAGGATCAGTTCCACATCTCCCGCTACCCGAGCCACACCCTCATTCAATACTACCTGGGCCCGGTAGTGGTGCAGGAACGGAAGTTCATCACAGCCGGCGACCGTGCGGTGGCGGTGTACTCGGCCGCATCGCGAGACAAGCGGGAACACAAACTCCACATCGAGGCCGATGTAGCCTTTCTGCCCATGCCCAATGCCACCCGCCCGCCCAAGGTCCCCCTGCTCGGGTCCGGGGTTTTCCAACAAATTTCGATCTTTGCCTACCTGGATGCTCCTGGATTCGACCTTGAGGGCCATGCGCGCGTGCGGGCCAGCCGCGAACTCCGCCTTCCGGCAGACGGCACGAGCCGAGATGCGGTCATTGCCGTCAGTTTCGAATCCGCCGAACGGCGTGCCGCGCCGGACCTCGATCCCTCGATCTTCGAAGTGCACCGGCGCGAGTATCAAAAATGGTTTGCGGACAACGTGCCGTATTTCGACTGCAGCGACGAAGGCTTCAAGCGCATGTGGTATTACCGGGCTTGGCTCGTGCGGTTCAACATGACCGAAGCCGACACCCCCGATCTCACGCGCTATCGCTTTTACGAAGGCAAACTCGGCTTCGACAATGCCA
This window harbors:
- the pyrD gene encoding dihydroorotate dehydrogenase (quinone); the encoded protein is MTATSQHFLSLAYKAFRPALFALDPERAHELTFTFLRLVERALAQLDLWPDPFRHEALEQQLAGLVFSNPIGLAAGLDKNAEAPHVWPLLGFGFAELGTVTALPQAGNPKPRLWRFPDRRALVNRMGFNNRGAEAVAKDLRSKLAGARRSVPLGINIGKSRVAGVEDAAEDYAKSFALLAPIADYVCVNVSSPNTPGLRDLQGPERLSELLDRLETENRRLVATGQRSAPCPLFVKVSPDLTAAEVAALAEVLQSKRVAALVATNTTTQRSAEEAASLPEGGLSGAPLRARSTAVIRQFFRRLRGKIPIVGVGGVFAAEDACEKIEAGANLVQLYTALIFEGPGVVRAICRGLVQRLERDRLTHLRELVGRKA
- the adhP gene encoding crotonyl-CoA carboxylase/reductase, which encodes MGAKEIYEIGEIPPLGVVPKYMYAQVIRAERFGEPMKAFQIEKIPVPELKPNEVLVFVMAAGINFNNVWAALGIPVNVIAARQKAGTDPSDFHIGGSDASGIVWAVGSNVKNVKVGDRVVIHCGQWDPDCPAVQRGEDPMFDPSFRIWGYETNWGSFAQFAKVQDHQCMPKAKHLTWEEAAAPTLVGATAYRMLMGWPPHTVRPNDVVLIWGASGGLGCMAIQIVKAQGGIPIGVVGDDRKRDFCMKLGAKGVINRKNFQHWGQMPHWTDTEAYNKWAAGCRAFGKAIWDILGERRNPRIVFEHPGEDTVPTSIFVCDTGGMVVICAGTTGYNAVVDLRYLWMRQKRFQGSHFANDEQSYAFNQLVIDGKIDPCLAETYSFEQIPYTHQLLHENRAPEGKMVCLVGAPRPGLKDIDL
- a CDS encoding MaoC family dehydratase, encoding MEQIRFDDIERLKTKISDEFGPWGPEVEVTQEMIHRFADLTGDHQWIHVDVERCKRESPFGQPIAHGFLTLSLIPRLRAQSNFQIVGYGNATNYGADKLRFTAPVPAGSKIHARSRIVGVEAKSAGTQVTTEIHVHVVGQERPALIYVMHVLYHPPVKK